The Mauremys mutica isolate MM-2020 ecotype Southern chromosome 1, ASM2049712v1, whole genome shotgun sequence genome has a segment encoding these proteins:
- the RASSF9 gene encoding ras association domain-containing protein 9 isoform X1: MAPFGRNLLKTRHKSRSPDKNMASDEREIVVWVCQEEKIVCGLTKRTTCADVIQALLEDHQATFGEKRFLFGQPRDYCIIEKWRGSERVLPPLTKMLRLWKAWGEEQPNLHFVLVKSDAFLSFPLWRTAEAKIVHNIERQWELSPVNYMKMLPVDKQKRIVRKTFRKLAKLKQDNTLQERDNMETLIHLIISQDHTIHQQVNRMKELDTEIEKCEAKFHLVQVENDGENYVQDSYLIATPNDAEQQTHVPHGQHQMHEYLSKSDGILQMEEGLKHHKLLIEKLCAEIEKEVKGVCTEKNGDGKCMAEALNGQLESSNLESVKHELEKSTKDGLRIHSHLSCIQKELTYRDLLLQKKEKEYELLAEEFNSLHIKDKIESRCPANEEQAKGSEVTSKCVAVPDFVRKVTNLDINDTDSDTGISSTHSQDSETALGDMILLST, encoded by the coding sequence ATCTCCAGACAAGAACATGGCTTCTGATGAAAGGGAGATAGTGGTTTGGGTATGCCAGGAGGAGAAAATTGTGTGCGGACTGACAAAGCGCACAACCTGTGCTGACGTGATCCAAGCTCTACTAGAGGATCATCAAGCTACATTTGGAGAAAAAAGGTTTCTTTTTGGACAACCTAGAGATTATTGTATCATAGAAAAATGGAGAGGCTCTGAGCGGGTCCTTCCCCCGCTGACAAAAATGCTGAGACTTTGGAAGGCCTGGGGAGAAGAGCAGCCCAATTTGCACTTTGTTCTGGTAAAGTCAGATGCTTTCCTCTCATTTCCATTGTGGAGGACAGCTGAAGCAAAGATAGTACATAACATAGAAAGACAATGGGAGCTCAGCCCAGTGAATTACATGAAGATGTTGCCAGTGGATAAGCAAAAGAGGATTGTTAGAAAGACTTTCAGGAAACTGGCCAAACTTAAACAGGACAATACGCTGCAAGAGCGAGACAATATGGAGACATTGATTCATCTGATCATTTCCCAAGATCATACCATTCATCAGCAAGTCAACAGAATGAAGGAATTGGATACAGAAATTGAAAAATGTGAAGCCAAATTCCACCTAGTTCAGGTAGAGAATGATGGAGAAAATTATGTGCAGGATTCTTATTTAATTGCTACTCCAAATGATGCCGAGCAACAAACACATGTGCCACATGGTCAACATCAGATGCATGAATACTTGAGCAAAAGTGATGGAATTTTACAGATGGAAGAAGGACTGAAACATCACAAACTACTAATTGAAAAGCTCTGTGCCGAAATTGAAAAAGAGGTAAAAGGTGTATGCACTGAAAAAAATGGAGATGGTAAATGCATGGCAGAGGCCTTAAATGGCCAACTAGAATCCTCAAATTTAGAAAGTGTCAAACATGAGTTGGAAAAAAGTACAAAAGATGGCTTGAGAATCCACTCTCACTTGAGCTGCATTCAGAAAGAGCTTACCTACAGGGACTTGCTGCtgcaaaagaaggaaaaagaataTGAACTCCTTGCAGAAGAATTTAATTCACTGCATATCAAAGATAAAATTGAATCCAGATGTCCAGCTAACGAAGAGCAAGCAAAAGGCAGCGAGGTTACCAGCAAGTGTGTCGCAGTGCCAGACTTTGTTCGTAAAGTGACTAATTTAGACATAAATGATACGGACTCTGACACTGGAATCAGCTCAACTCATAGTCAGGACTCTGAAACAGCTTTAGGAGACATGATATTGTTGTCAACATAG
- the RASSF9 gene encoding ras association domain-containing protein 9 isoform X2 has translation MASDEREIVVWVCQEEKIVCGLTKRTTCADVIQALLEDHQATFGEKRFLFGQPRDYCIIEKWRGSERVLPPLTKMLRLWKAWGEEQPNLHFVLVKSDAFLSFPLWRTAEAKIVHNIERQWELSPVNYMKMLPVDKQKRIVRKTFRKLAKLKQDNTLQERDNMETLIHLIISQDHTIHQQVNRMKELDTEIEKCEAKFHLVQVENDGENYVQDSYLIATPNDAEQQTHVPHGQHQMHEYLSKSDGILQMEEGLKHHKLLIEKLCAEIEKEVKGVCTEKNGDGKCMAEALNGQLESSNLESVKHELEKSTKDGLRIHSHLSCIQKELTYRDLLLQKKEKEYELLAEEFNSLHIKDKIESRCPANEEQAKGSEVTSKCVAVPDFVRKVTNLDINDTDSDTGISSTHSQDSETALGDMILLST, from the coding sequence ATGGCTTCTGATGAAAGGGAGATAGTGGTTTGGGTATGCCAGGAGGAGAAAATTGTGTGCGGACTGACAAAGCGCACAACCTGTGCTGACGTGATCCAAGCTCTACTAGAGGATCATCAAGCTACATTTGGAGAAAAAAGGTTTCTTTTTGGACAACCTAGAGATTATTGTATCATAGAAAAATGGAGAGGCTCTGAGCGGGTCCTTCCCCCGCTGACAAAAATGCTGAGACTTTGGAAGGCCTGGGGAGAAGAGCAGCCCAATTTGCACTTTGTTCTGGTAAAGTCAGATGCTTTCCTCTCATTTCCATTGTGGAGGACAGCTGAAGCAAAGATAGTACATAACATAGAAAGACAATGGGAGCTCAGCCCAGTGAATTACATGAAGATGTTGCCAGTGGATAAGCAAAAGAGGATTGTTAGAAAGACTTTCAGGAAACTGGCCAAACTTAAACAGGACAATACGCTGCAAGAGCGAGACAATATGGAGACATTGATTCATCTGATCATTTCCCAAGATCATACCATTCATCAGCAAGTCAACAGAATGAAGGAATTGGATACAGAAATTGAAAAATGTGAAGCCAAATTCCACCTAGTTCAGGTAGAGAATGATGGAGAAAATTATGTGCAGGATTCTTATTTAATTGCTACTCCAAATGATGCCGAGCAACAAACACATGTGCCACATGGTCAACATCAGATGCATGAATACTTGAGCAAAAGTGATGGAATTTTACAGATGGAAGAAGGACTGAAACATCACAAACTACTAATTGAAAAGCTCTGTGCCGAAATTGAAAAAGAGGTAAAAGGTGTATGCACTGAAAAAAATGGAGATGGTAAATGCATGGCAGAGGCCTTAAATGGCCAACTAGAATCCTCAAATTTAGAAAGTGTCAAACATGAGTTGGAAAAAAGTACAAAAGATGGCTTGAGAATCCACTCTCACTTGAGCTGCATTCAGAAAGAGCTTACCTACAGGGACTTGCTGCtgcaaaagaaggaaaaagaataTGAACTCCTTGCAGAAGAATTTAATTCACTGCATATCAAAGATAAAATTGAATCCAGATGTCCAGCTAACGAAGAGCAAGCAAAAGGCAGCGAGGTTACCAGCAAGTGTGTCGCAGTGCCAGACTTTGTTCGTAAAGTGACTAATTTAGACATAAATGATACGGACTCTGACACTGGAATCAGCTCAACTCATAGTCAGGACTCTGAAACAGCTTTAGGAGACATGATATTGTTGTCAACATAG